Proteins from one Mycteria americana isolate JAX WOST 10 ecotype Jacksonville Zoo and Gardens chromosome 1, USCA_MyAme_1.0, whole genome shotgun sequence genomic window:
- the SMIM45 gene encoding small integral membrane protein 45 — protein sequence MPEGAASARRPAPVEGAMPHFLDWFVPVYLMISILILVGFGACIYYFEPGLQEAHKWRTQRPIMERDLRKTLMIRDNLAFGVPEV from the exons aTGCCGGAGGGAGCAGCCTCAGCCCGTCGCCCTGCGCCCGTGGAAGGAG CCATGCCTCACTTCTTGGATTGGTTTGTGCCGGTGTATCTGATGATCTCCATTCTCATCCTGGTGGGCTTTGGAGCTTGCATTTACTACTTCGAGCCAGGACTCCAGGAAGCCCATAAGTGGCGAACGCAGAGGCCGATCATGGAACGGGACCTTCGGAAGACGCTGATGATTCGGGACAACCTGGCCTTTGGGGTGCCCGAGGTCTGA